In a single window of the Spirochaetota bacterium genome:
- a CDS encoding acetyl-CoA hydrolase/transferase C-terminal domain-containing protein codes for MVDLQSIVLRRKPSYPLTIWLEDYNSKKVTAEEAAKIIKSGDRVFLGGGTGIPASFATALGKRAGTVKDVTIYQGYAMGLYDYMKPENRESFHIETMFVGPMERVCMEWKMAHYKPMHLSDIPQAGLDARCNRVAFTATPPNEDGFMNLSCFGAFLPRKEVILNAETVIAEINSNTPWLNSIDFLVHVSEVDYIIEQDTPLFELPEIPITDVEKKMAEIIADLIPDGATIQLGFGGLANAIGNLLYNKRDLGMHGEVVTPSVMRLVEAGVINGINKTFYPGKVIAAFAVGTREFYEYLDHNENFLFCEVGWVNTPEIIAMNDNLVSINNALMIDLTGQVAAESIGTKQYSGTGGQVNFIHGAKKSKGGKSIIALNSTYKDREGKLHSNIVPYLPLGTVVTTSRNDVEYVVTEYGVANLRMRSVHDRVLALINIAHPDFREELRYQAEKIGWI; via the coding sequence ATGGTTGATCTACAATCAATCGTTTTACGTCGCAAACCTTCATATCCATTAACAATATGGCTTGAAGATTATAATAGTAAAAAAGTTACAGCTGAAGAAGCAGCAAAAATAATAAAATCGGGTGATAGAGTGTTTTTGGGTGGAGGGACTGGTATTCCTGCGTCATTTGCTACTGCTTTAGGTAAAAGAGCGGGTACGGTAAAGGATGTGACTATTTATCAGGGTTATGCAATGGGTCTGTATGATTATATGAAACCGGAAAACAGAGAGAGCTTTCATATTGAGACTATGTTTGTTGGGCCTATGGAACGTGTATGTATGGAATGGAAAATGGCACACTACAAACCCATGCATTTGAGTGATATACCACAGGCTGGTCTTGATGCCCGTTGCAATAGGGTAGCTTTTACTGCTACACCGCCAAATGAAGATGGTTTTATGAATTTATCCTGTTTTGGAGCCTTTTTACCTCGCAAGGAAGTAATATTAAATGCAGAAACAGTTATTGCAGAAATCAACAGCAATACTCCATGGCTCAATAGTATTGATTTCCTTGTGCATGTATCGGAAGTGGATTATATCATTGAACAGGATACTCCATTGTTTGAATTACCTGAAATTCCCATAACAGATGTTGAAAAGAAGATGGCAGAGATTATTGCTGATTTAATACCTGATGGTGCAACAATTCAGTTGGGGTTTGGAGGATTAGCAAATGCCATTGGTAATTTGTTGTACAACAAGAGGGATCTGGGTATGCATGGAGAGGTTGTTACCCCATCAGTTATGCGTTTAGTTGAAGCAGGTGTTATTAATGGAATAAACAAGACTTTTTATCCGGGAAAAGTTATAGCTGCATTTGCTGTTGGAACCAGGGAGTTTTATGAGTATCTGGATCACAATGAAAACTTTCTCTTTTGTGAAGTTGGATGGGTTAATACGCCTGAAATAATAGCGATGAATGATAATTTAGTATCCATTAATAATGCGCTCATGATAGATTTAACCGGTCAGGTAGCTGCCGAATCAATTGGCACAAAACAGTATAGTGGAACTGGCGGGCAGGTAAATTTTATTCATGGTGCTAAAAAGTCAAAAGGAGGAAAAAGCATTATAGCTCTCAATTCCACATATAAAGATAGGGAAGGGAAATTACATAGCAACATTGTTCCTTATTTGCCATTGGGAACTGTTGTTACTACTTCCCGAAATGATGTTGAGTATGTGGTTACTGAATATGGTGTTGCAAATTTAAGGATGCGTAGTGTTCATGACAGGGTTTTGGCACTGATAAACATTGCACATCCTGATTTCAGAGAAGAATTACGATACCAGGCAGAAAAAATTGGTTGGATATAG